The region GTCCAACACCTCCGGAGTAAATGTTCTGCAGTAGTCTGTATCGTGATTCATTATCATTTAACGATAAAATTAGCATGATACCTTTATGTAAGTACTACAAATTAACTTTGAATCACATACCCTTATCAGTTGATGAAACAACATCGtagttatgtttttttttcctgcagtGGATGGGTAAGATAGCTTGcttacatgaaaaaatatattatttcagaTAAATATTGATCTCTTTCTGTTCCACTTGCAAGGAACGTTTGAGAAACGACTGAGAAACagcagttgaaaaattttatgtaacTAAAATATAACGAATCGAAAATCGTTTGTTATGCAAGCACATTTACAACCATTAACCAAAGCGTAACCGAAGGCAGCAAATATGAAGCTCACAATCCCGGGCAAGCTGCGTTGGGTTACGGGGTAAAGAGGGAAGGAATGGATTGAGACGTAGAGGGCGTGTCCAACCCCTGGGTTAAGGTAGCCTTCGGCCAATGATAAGCCGGGATTCCCCACCCCGTTTGGTTCTCCCCTACGCTAATTGCCCTGGGTTTAATATCGCATATGGAATTGAAAGGGGCTGTAAGGTAGGTACCTACGTACCTACGCGAGAGTGTGCGAGGATTTGCGATTCAACCAAGGTTATAGAGCCCTCCAAGGCGGGGTAACTGAGAGAAAAGTGCCCGCGACGCGGTATAACCGCAGCATAAATCAAAACGgtgcaattgaatttcaaaagttatatCGGCCGATAATCGATATTTCGTTGCTAAATACAACCGCGGATAAGATAAAAGTATTCATTAATACCACCGTAATGACTGAAAATATGctattttgtaaataactcTTTGCTGGAAAAAATCTCACCGAAATCATCACGGCGCATTTTATGTTCAACTAGTATTTAGGAAGTTAAGCCAACGAGTTTCCCGGACATCAATTCTTGTAGAAGAGAAACACCATCTGCAGGCTTCGGGCTATCAGTGCTTGAAAAAAGCAAGAAATTGACTTCGAATAAGTTGACGGGCAGGGCAGATATTTTTTGTAGGGGCGgtatttctttctcatttaTAGTCACGTCTGCGAGATGTTATGGACAGGAATGGCAGGTAATTTCCTTATTCCGAATTCCGGAACACAAATAAAAGACGATTGCCGAGCTGTACGGTCGCTCTTTATTCGTTAGCCAGTACCTTACGCTATTCGCTTATAAAGCAAAGCAATTATCTGGATAAAATACTCACAGAAATTTCGGGCGATAAATCCAGGTCCGTAATAAGGGTGACTCGCAAGTCATTCGAACGGGGAAGAACCGGGAGCCAGGAGGCGACGAGGGTGGATATCGGCTTCAATAGAAATTCTTTCGCCTCCCCTATCATCTCTGTTCCTCCTTCTTGGCCCCTCGTATCTTTGCCTTCCACACTCTGCTCAGCTCCTCGTCTTTACCCCCGCCCCCTGTGAATGCTTTAATTTAAACATTTGTTGTAAATCTACAGCAGTCCAGCTAAGGACTAATAATCTGAATCGCCGAAAGCGCGCGAATTGCAAATAGTTGCAAACGGGTCGAAACATGGGCGAAAAGGGTTTCGTATCTCCGCTAAATAAGTTTCTCTGACCATCGTCAGTTGAAATGGTGTTAAAATTGAACACCGAATTCATCCCTGACTGGTCCTTGTCTAATTCAGAGAGGTTTCCGTTTcgaatatttctgaaaatttatcgaagaTGTTAAGTTTGCCGACGAGCACCAGAATGGACTCGAACTTGTGAACTTAGCTTCTTACATAATGAAACGAAGCCGCAATTACCGTAAACTTGAAATTTATGGTCCAATTTTCACTtcatagaaaaattttacgtaataGGTACTCGCAGATTATTGCAGTCTAGTGATGACAGCGATGAATGTTAAATgcacaaaaaatgttgttcATAAATGATAATTGGTAGGGAATAAGAATTGTAGGCAGGAAAAACGTCAgcttatttaaaaaaaaaaaatccctgtaTCTATTAAAATGAGCGGCTCATCCTGCAGCTGGTATAACTATTCGAATCGCGAAAAAGTTCCATTAACCTACACTCTGGTATAATTAAGCTCTTGTCCCAACTGTAAAGCTCCTTGGGTGGTTTTCTGAGGTACTGAAATTCCTGCACGTCAGTCAAGAGCTAATGAGCAGGGGGCAATTAGGTGAACCCTGCAAGAATCGAGTTAGTGAATACGCCGCAACGATACCGCGTCTGGTGCAAGTTTAGCACAAGTCTATGGGGTtgaagttgaattttattttcacgacATTGAAttctatacacgtataattacGTGAAAcgtaaatgataaatttttcgtattggcagggtgaaacaaaaaaaaaaaaacgaaccgaAAGCGATTTAAACCCTCGTTGAAGATTAAGATTAAAAGTCAGCAGATAAATATAAGTGATGCGAAAAAGCAGATTTAAccataataattttgaaagcgGTGCACACCGAGAGCTTTCCCTCCCGAAATTAATATCATAGCAAAACAGGCGCTGAACTGGCGAAAAGCACAGTAATATAACCTCATCATCATTAACTAATGCGACCTAATTACCTGGAGGTCTAAGACGCGGATGACATTATTGTTCGCGAGGTAAGAGGCAAGGCGGGGTTCGTCCCACGGAAGACCCAACCGCAAGCTTATTAATGGGGCTCGGGAAGCAAAAAGCTAACTGACTCCTCGCAAGTAAGACCAATCTCCCGGGGGTTGAAGGCGTGGCTTTCCGCTACGAGGGATGGAGCGTCGACCAATCGGAGTTACGCGTCTCCGGGGAAGAGCGGAAAAATATTGACCACCGGATTACGTGGTCCATTTGGGGGTTGCGGAGGTGAACGCGGGGTGATGATTGGGGGAGAAGGGGCAAACACCCTGTTGGTACGGGATCATTAGCTCAAAATCCACAGCCTCGGACAGTGACGGAAGCGATCTCGGTGCAAGCGTTATTATTCGCGatatttgagagaaaaaaagacattGAGGTGAAACACAAGTGAAATTCGCAAGCTACTGTGACTTTGGTTTAGCGTATTAGCGATGCTTTACGCGTGATAAATATTTCTAGGATAATTTATACTTATAGTTTAACGTTTTTTCGTGAGGTTCAGAGGAAGAATTCGATTGACGAACGATAGCGGCCTGAAATATGTGACTAAGATCGAGGCTTTCCGCACGTGGGTTGAAAAATCCGAAGATTTAAAATGTGTGTCAATATTCTGCGCAAGGAGATCTGCGaccagatttttcaaaattttcggttCCGCGGTGCCTTTAAGTGAAAGAACAGTTGCGTAGCTGTGAGAAcattgaaatttcacaaagaTCATACAAGTGTGATAGACTTGCGGTCGAAGTACAGTGAAAAAACGGAACCAGACGTTAGGATGAGCGCGAATGAGCCGACGGCGCACTCGGCGGCCGAAGATCTTTCGGACAGGAGTAACAGCAGTAATTCGGAGAGTCAACTTCACGCATTTAAGGAATACGGAAAAATTAAGGAGCTGAACCTGTCACTGAACAAGGCGAAAGAATCACAGCCAAATAAATCAAAGGAATTTAGTTTCAACTTGGAAGGCGGTCGACGGCACGGAATTTCATTCGGGAGTTTGGCCGCTGAGAGATTGACGAAGGACCTATCCGTGGCGCTGGATAAACCGAAAGAGTTTGACTTCCAGCCTGAGAAGATCAAGGACCTGTCCAGCTACTCGTTGGACAGGTCCGAGGACACCGACGCATCGCTGGACACGACGAAGGAGTACACGCAGAACTTGAGCAGACCGAAGGAATGCAAGGACGTCATATACAGTTTCGACGGGATAAAGGATATCCACTTCCCGAGGGAGAGCAGAGACGGCAGAACGAAAAATATCCACTTTCCCTTGGAAAGGAGCAAAGATATGAACTTCCAAAAGGCGTACAGCAACCCCCCCGACAGAATAAAGGACTTCAACTTCGCCCTGGACCGAATGCGAGACACACACGTCGGCGGACTCGCTCTGGAACGGCTCCGCGGCGGTTCTTTCCTCGATGCCGCTGACTACAGAAGTTCCCAAATTCAGCCCAGGGACGAACTCGAGGCGATGGCGATCGAAAGGATGCGTCGTTCCCATATACTCACCTCGGATATCACACCTCGGAATTTACCGGCCCTTCTTCCTCATCAGCACTCGATTACCGAGATGCAGCAttcgcagcagcagcagcagctacAGGGAAAGTCGTTCACGATCGACTCCATTCTTGGACTTCGGAATAACCAGCGggagaaatcgcagcgaagcCAGCAACACCCGTACAGAAGACATCAAGGTACGTTGGCACTCCGATCATTTGCAGTGTCTATTTGTACACGTTTCGTGAAAGGTGCACTTGTCCGAGGTGCATGGTGCGCATGGTTTACTGGCTTCACTCGCTCTCTTGACACGTGCACAATCGCCGACGTGGTGCCCGATTTATTATCACTGCGGAGTCAACGAGTGCGATGAGACGTGACATCGAGAAGAGAAATGTTTTGGAAGTTAAGGCCTCAGACACACGTTTGGGTTGAACTTTCATTGTCAAAGTAGTACAAGTTCTTGTTTGGAATGTTACCAAAGTCAATGTCGCCGGTGTGGAATTCTCCCTTCAAACTTTTTGGAAACAAATGCTAATTGAGTTATCATCATTCCGCTGTTTAATTAGCCTGTATATTCATCgttgtataaaattaaaatatctgACAAATTTTAGTTTACCCTCAGCATCGATacgaaaatattagaagctgTAAAGTTTATCTACACAAGCACGGAGTCACGGATGTACAggtcaaataataattaaattccgATGTCTCACCCTCGATTTCGAAAAAGCTCACTGTATTATAACCGAGTGTTTTTGAAACGTTGGGCGATACGAATGCAATGgtcataaaattttacttaCTTCCATCCCCTAAACGAGGAATGCATTCTCAGGACCCACGGTTACTTTCTTGGTAAAGCTCACTTTCGATATTTTCTGACGTTCCAGGGCAGGAAACCTCCGCGAAAAACGGATCTTCGGGGTCTGGCTCAGTCAACAGTGGAAAGCTGAAGAGGGTGCGAACCATCTTCACGGCCGAGCAGCTGGAGCGTCTTGAGGGCGAATTTGCCAGACAACAGTACATGGTTGGACCTGAGCGGCTTTACCTTGCACACGCGTTAAAATTGACAGAGGCGCAAGTGAAGGTCTGGTTTCAGAACCGACGTATAAAGTGGAGGAAACTGCACCACGAGCAACAAAGCCAACGCCTTCACGAGCTTCACTCACATTTCTCGCCGGAACAGGAAGTCGAGGATAGCAACGAAAATACCGACTGCCAAGACGCTTTTAAGCCAGATTGTCCCAGGGCATTATTCGGGCAGAATTTTCACGGAGAGGTTGAAAATAACCGTGCATCGAACACGtagaatatataaatttcacgaaCTCGGTTTAATAACGAATTACCAAAGGCACGACATCCAAGTTGGCGGACGCCTAGAGATTATTTTATGAAAGAAAAGTGTGACTGGTATTTCACATGGTGTAGTGATCGGAAGATTGCAAGTGATTCGCTTATACCTATGGaaattgtgtgtgtgtacaaaGTAGGAGGCTAAAGTTTTTTCCAATTATTAGTGTGCGGACTTGAAATGTACAGCGGACATTTCGCggtaaatttgtaaatacaCTTTAAATCCAAGTTTGTAAAAAGCCCACGTACGAACGTACGATACATATTTCATTCGCGACGAACATCGGTTCGTGCAGTATAGACGTGTGGCATAATTCGTGACGCATTTTCACTTGAAGAATCCACCATAACGTATTAGAAGAAACAAagatatcaaatttcaaactcatAAGGGTGTGATAAATACGTTCACACC is a window of Neodiprion fabricii isolate iyNeoFabr1 chromosome 6, iyNeoFabr1.1, whole genome shotgun sequence DNA encoding:
- the LOC124185560 gene encoding uncharacterized protein LOC124185560 translates to MSANEPTAHSAAEDLSDRSNSSNSESQLHAFKEYGKIKELNLSLNKAKESQPNKSKEFSFNLEGGRRHGISFGSLAAERLTKDLSVALDKPKEFDFQPEKIKDLSSYSLDRSEDTDASLDTTKEYTQNLSRPKECKDVIYSFDGIKDIHFPRESRDGRTKNIHFPLERSKDMNFQKAYSNPPDRIKDFNFALDRMRDTHVGGLALERLRGGSFLDAADYRSSQIQPRDELEAMAIERMRRSHILTSDITPRNLPALLPHQHSITEMQHSQQQQQLQGKSFTIDSILGLRNNQREKSQRSQQHPYRRHQGQETSAKNGSSGSGSVNSGKLKRVRTIFTAEQLERLEGEFARQQYMVGPERLYLAHALKLTEAQVKVWFQNRRIKWRKLHHEQQSQRLHELHSHFSPEQEVEDSNENTDCQDAFKPDCPRALFGQNFHGEVENNRASNT